Proteins co-encoded in one bacterium genomic window:
- a CDS encoding carboxypeptidase-like regulatory domain-containing protein gives MRNPMTDTLGAQQRPGTAISLLFCAIFALSVTSLFAQEMDLGVEPELEQTRYRVDGTVRGPAGPAEGVTVHLEVSDMRIRRQVGYLQTHTDTEGMFTFDLSEYDFPQLGLEFYTVSPRFIEGLKIEVVNREDLPLSLELNLQPGTMARGTVHDTEGNPLPEVYIQAPGIRPQQSDEDGDWECFGIPPGFTRLQFTKDGYATEQLEIRSQEPEVLEGFEITMKSSRQLIGRVVNWGGQPVPEALVTFEYRDRGKNAVTNEEGVARIVGIPAVIEEGAAEVLLQAKGYLPTRLPLDPNEIGERPIDWTIDRGVSLAGTVKLPDGTPAAGSIIMAGEEAAGAPQAQASADGTWEIGPFPPGEELILTALPPSFEPTWSIADLVVQPSAESNKYKGNVELWPKGFSSTFAIEYDGTTMRMRRYDKGDHGFGAPINYEAPWDGASGYLEGTLEVVGMMQSGNFTLRQRSSFGEGLAGEWELREEIGASELKVAPVQEVVQLPFITGLANMDFKLDVAQELSGQVLTEDGHPFIDGYVFLTRWNDTDVFTPRAEIEAAGRFHFNRVPQGVFYLIAYDEEQANSAGPFPARGGVNDLQLIAGDDGEHDPLDD, from the coding sequence ATGCGGAATCCTATGACAGACACCTTGGGCGCGCAGCAGAGACCTGGAACGGCGATTTCGCTGCTTTTTTGTGCGATTTTCGCGCTCTCGGTTACATCCCTTTTTGCCCAGGAGATGGACCTGGGCGTCGAACCGGAGTTGGAGCAGACGCGCTATCGCGTCGACGGAACCGTCCGCGGCCCCGCCGGTCCGGCCGAAGGCGTAACGGTTCACCTGGAAGTCAGCGACATGCGCATCCGCCGCCAAGTCGGCTATCTTCAGACGCACACGGATACGGAGGGAATGTTCACCTTCGATCTGAGTGAGTACGACTTCCCGCAGCTCGGCCTTGAGTTCTACACCGTCTCGCCTCGGTTCATCGAGGGCCTGAAGATTGAGGTCGTGAATCGAGAAGACCTGCCGCTTTCGCTGGAATTGAACCTTCAGCCGGGCACGATGGCGCGCGGAACAGTGCATGATACAGAGGGCAATCCCCTGCCGGAGGTCTACATCCAGGCACCCGGAATTCGCCCGCAACAGAGCGACGAGGATGGCGATTGGGAGTGCTTCGGAATCCCGCCCGGATTCACGCGGCTGCAATTCACGAAGGATGGCTACGCGACCGAGCAGCTCGAGATCAGATCCCAGGAACCGGAAGTCCTCGAAGGATTCGAGATCACGATGAAGAGCTCGCGCCAGTTGATCGGGCGTGTGGTTAACTGGGGGGGACAGCCCGTGCCGGAGGCGCTGGTGACCTTCGAGTATCGCGACCGCGGCAAGAACGCCGTAACCAACGAAGAAGGCGTCGCAAGGATCGTGGGCATTCCGGCGGTCATCGAGGAAGGCGCGGCGGAGGTTCTTCTGCAGGCAAAGGGCTACCTTCCGACCCGGTTGCCCCTGGATCCGAACGAGATCGGCGAGAGGCCAATCGACTGGACGATCGATCGTGGCGTGTCACTTGCAGGAACCGTGAAGCTGCCGGATGGAACGCCGGCGGCAGGTTCAATCATCATGGCGGGCGAAGAAGCCGCCGGAGCGCCGCAGGCACAGGCATCGGCAGATGGAACATGGGAAATCGGTCCATTCCCACCGGGAGAAGAACTGATCCTCACCGCCCTGCCGCCCAGCTTCGAACCGACATGGAGCATTGCGGACCTCGTTGTTCAGCCGAGCGCGGAGTCGAACAAATACAAGGGCAACGTCGAGCTCTGGCCGAAGGGCTTCTCGAGCACCTTCGCGATCGAGTACGATGGCACCACGATGCGAATGCGGCGATACGACAAGGGGGATCACGGATTCGGCGCGCCGATCAACTACGAAGCCCCATGGGACGGCGCGTCTGGCTACTTGGAGGGAACGCTCGAGGTCGTCGGAATGATGCAATCCGGAAACTTCACGCTCCGCCAGCGCAGTTCATTTGGTGAAGGACTGGCCGGGGAATGGGAGCTGCGAGAAGAAATCGGCGCCTCGGAACTGAAGGTCGCCCCCGTCCAGGAAGTCGTGCAGTTGCCTTTCATTACTGGACTTGCAAATATGGACTTCAAGCTGGATGTCGCCCAGGAATTGTCCGGCCAGGTGCTGACCGAAGACGGGCACCCATTCATCGATGGCTACGTGTTCTTGACCAGGTGGAACGACACGGATGTCTTCACGCCCCGGGCTGAAATCGAAGCCGCCGGACGGTTCCATTTCAATCGCGTTCCGCAGGGGGTCTTCTACCTGATCGCGTATGATGAAGAACAAGCGAACTCCGCCGGGCCGTTTCCGGCCCGAGGCGGAGTAAATGACCTGCAGTTAATTGCGGGAGATGACGGCGAGCACGATCCGCTCGACGACTGA
- a CDS encoding zinc metallopeptidase codes for MIFFDPLYIVLVLLPGLVLAGGTSLLVKSRFSKYSKVQSSSGVTGAQAAHEMLREAGLGDVVGIERVSGFLSDHYDPRSKVLRLSPTVYDGRSVASLGVACHEAGHAVQHARKYAPLAVRNAIVPVAAFGSNLSWGAIFIGMIMMMMGMVAFGKMIALVGVVLFAAVVVFQIVNLPVEFDASSRAKKMLPKLGLISGPQESAAVSKVLGAAAMTYVAGTVTAMLTLLYFMIRLGLLGGRD; via the coding sequence ATGATATTCTTTGATCCGCTCTACATCGTTTTGGTGTTGCTGCCAGGCCTCGTGCTCGCCGGCGGGACGAGTCTCCTTGTAAAATCTCGATTTAGCAAGTATAGCAAGGTCCAAAGCTCTTCCGGCGTCACTGGGGCACAGGCGGCTCACGAGATGCTGCGCGAAGCCGGTCTTGGCGACGTGGTGGGCATCGAGCGCGTTTCCGGGTTCTTGTCGGATCATTATGACCCACGCAGCAAAGTCCTGCGGCTGTCGCCGACAGTCTATGATGGGCGCAGCGTGGCGTCGCTGGGCGTTGCCTGTCACGAAGCAGGACATGCCGTCCAGCATGCTCGCAAGTACGCCCCGCTGGCTGTGCGCAATGCGATCGTGCCGGTGGCCGCCTTTGGATCCAATCTCTCCTGGGGAGCCATCTTCATCGGGATGATCATGATGATGATGGGCATGGTTGCTTTCGGGAAGATGATCGCTCTCGTTGGCGTAGTCCTGTTTGCGGCCGTCGTCGTGTTCCAGATTGTGAATCTGCCCGTCGAGTTCGATGCTTCCTCTCGCGCAAAGAAGATGCTGCCCAAGCTCGGACTCATCTCCGGGCCCCAGGAAAGCGCGGCTGTCTCGAAGGTGTTGGGAGCAGCGGCGATGACCTACGTCGCCGGCACCGTGACCGCGATGCTGACTCTGCTGTACTTCATGATTCGGCTGGGTCTGTTGGGCGGCCGCGACTGA
- the amrB gene encoding AmmeMemoRadiSam system protein B, whose protein sequence is MNEFPVFPLDTPAVRPVEIVPAQAGEQTVLVVRDPLNVIEGLIALQPDPLLIFFLQFADGQHTLQELATVAGKEFGTPIPVEILQNMAQQLDEALLLFSERFQQKWEERKQRYQDAPTRQSVVFVEEDRLKMMKDLGEELRRHGMSRNSPPAKLELPHANVRAVLSPHIDYQRGGEAYAWAYKAIAEHTRATTFIILGTLHCDATHRFIATRKPFETPLGTVEVDTELLDSLAEEFGGELYAEEYLHGEEHTIELQVVYLQHVLKNRPFKIVPILVSSFEDLLVDGGSPKTEAEIQDFVEALRKVLQREGDRVVLIGGVDFSHCGPQFGDQELNSDEFVQAVGERDRNALKHIEAIEPDAFFEFFRDDANATRVCSIAPIYCLLSALDGDHQAKLLRYDQNNSSDRTCMVSFASFAFMPKAPKIILAT, encoded by the coding sequence TTGAACGAATTCCCTGTTTTCCCACTCGATACGCCCGCCGTCCGTCCGGTGGAGATCGTTCCCGCGCAGGCCGGCGAGCAGACCGTCCTCGTAGTGCGCGACCCACTGAACGTCATTGAGGGTCTGATTGCTCTGCAGCCCGACCCGCTTCTGATCTTCTTTCTCCAGTTCGCGGACGGCCAGCACACGCTCCAGGAACTCGCGACGGTTGCCGGAAAGGAATTCGGAACGCCGATCCCGGTCGAGATCTTGCAGAACATGGCTCAACAACTGGACGAGGCGTTGTTGTTGTTCTCCGAGCGCTTTCAGCAGAAGTGGGAAGAGCGGAAGCAGCGTTACCAGGATGCACCGACGCGTCAGTCTGTCGTCTTCGTCGAGGAAGATCGCCTGAAGATGATGAAGGACCTGGGCGAGGAGTTGCGCCGACACGGGATGTCGCGGAATTCGCCTCCCGCGAAGCTGGAACTTCCCCACGCGAACGTGCGCGCGGTTCTCTCTCCGCACATCGACTACCAGCGCGGGGGAGAGGCTTATGCCTGGGCCTACAAGGCCATTGCCGAGCACACTCGCGCGACGACGTTCATCATTCTCGGAACGCTTCATTGCGACGCGACGCATCGCTTCATCGCAACGCGCAAACCGTTCGAGACGCCACTCGGCACCGTCGAGGTGGATACCGAGCTCCTCGATTCACTGGCCGAAGAGTTCGGCGGCGAGTTGTACGCGGAGGAGTATCTGCACGGCGAGGAGCATACGATTGAATTGCAGGTCGTCTACCTTCAGCATGTCCTGAAGAACCGTCCATTCAAGATTGTGCCGATTCTTGTGTCCTCGTTTGAAGACCTGTTGGTCGATGGAGGATCGCCGAAGACCGAAGCGGAAATCCAGGATTTCGTCGAGGCACTTCGCAAAGTCCTGCAGCGCGAAGGCGATCGCGTCGTTCTGATTGGCGGCGTGGATTTCTCGCACTGCGGCCCGCAGTTCGGCGATCAGGAACTGAACAGCGATGAGTTTGTCCAGGCTGTGGGGGAGCGCGATCGCAACGCGCTGAAGCACATCGAGGCCATCGAGCCCGACGCGTTCTTTGAGTTCTTCCGCGATGACGCCAACGCTACGCGAGTCTGTTCGATTGCTCCTATATATTGCCTCTTGTCCGCGCTCGATGGCGATCATCAGGCTAAGTTGCTGCGCTACGACCAGAACAACAGTTCGGACCGCACCTGCATGGTCTCGTTCGCCTCGTTCGCATTCATGCCGAAGGCCCCGAAGATCATCCTGGCCACCTGA
- a CDS encoding DUF1697 domain-containing protein, with product MASIVFLRGVNVGGKKSFRPSQLTKELSHLEMTSIGAAGTYVVRSRLAAAKLRSEISEALPVEAEVIVCSAEGLSKLAAADRFGRLPDEWIKAATILAAKPKKSPELPIDVPAGEDWQVRLVDQIGPFVLSLRRRIGKRLIYPNEVVEKHFGVPATTRTWNTIEKITAVLK from the coding sequence ATGGCCTCGATCGTCTTCCTTCGCGGCGTGAATGTGGGTGGAAAAAAGTCGTTCCGCCCATCGCAACTGACAAAGGAACTGAGTCATCTCGAGATGACGAGCATCGGTGCGGCCGGGACGTATGTGGTGCGGTCGCGCCTGGCAGCGGCGAAACTGCGATCCGAGATCAGCGAGGCGCTGCCGGTTGAGGCCGAGGTCATTGTGTGTTCTGCGGAGGGTCTATCGAAGCTGGCTGCTGCGGACCGATTCGGCCGCTTGCCGGATGAATGGATCAAGGCGGCAACGATTCTGGCAGCAAAGCCGAAGAAGAGCCCAGAGTTGCCAATCGATGTACCCGCGGGAGAGGACTGGCAAGTTCGGCTCGTCGATCAGATCGGTCCGTTTGTCCTGAGCCTTCGGCGGCGGATCGGGAAGAGGCTGATCTACCCGAACGAAGTCGTGGAGAAGCATTTCGGCGTGCCCGCCACAACGAGAACGTGGAATACGATCGAGAAGATCACCGCCGTGCTGAAGTAG
- a CDS encoding ribokinase yields the protein MKRILVLGSANIDIVLATQSLPKPGETVMGSDVERHFGGKGANQAVAARRLGGEVEFGGVVGSDSDGQMYTNHLRKENIGLRGLRTSHARPTGCALITVDAQGTNTIVVAPGANGAFLTPLGDSVEEAIRQAEYILLQFEIPAEANVAIIERARGFGKKVILNPSPMNVEFFQRRLPIDTIILNETELGSITGGGDSKDEAALAKHGKDLLAFNIRCAVLTRGALGAMCITEDDAFSVPAPKIEPVDTVGAGDTFAGAYAVALAEGKDAREAIYFANHAAALSALKRGAQSSIPTRAEVMEFIQKQRN from the coding sequence ATGAAACGAATCCTGGTCCTCGGTTCCGCAAACATCGATATCGTGCTTGCCACGCAGTCTCTTCCCAAGCCCGGCGAAACTGTGATGGGCAGCGATGTGGAACGCCATTTCGGCGGCAAGGGAGCAAACCAGGCCGTCGCGGCAAGGCGTCTTGGCGGGGAAGTCGAGTTTGGAGGCGTCGTTGGCTCTGACTCGGACGGGCAGATGTACACGAATCATCTGCGCAAAGAAAACATTGGCCTGCGTGGGTTGCGCACATCTCACGCACGCCCAACTGGCTGCGCCTTGATTACGGTAGACGCTCAGGGAACCAACACGATCGTGGTGGCACCAGGAGCAAATGGCGCATTCCTGACACCACTCGGTGATAGCGTGGAGGAAGCCATTCGCCAGGCGGAGTACATCCTCCTGCAATTCGAGATTCCCGCAGAGGCAAATGTCGCGATTATCGAACGGGCTCGGGGATTTGGTAAGAAAGTGATCCTGAATCCTTCCCCGATGAACGTGGAGTTCTTCCAGAGGCGGCTCCCGATCGACACGATCATTCTGAACGAGACGGAACTCGGCTCGATCACTGGAGGGGGCGATTCGAAGGACGAGGCGGCACTTGCGAAGCACGGGAAGGATTTGTTGGCGTTCAACATTCGCTGCGCGGTTCTTACGCGCGGTGCTCTTGGCGCGATGTGCATCACCGAAGATGATGCCTTCAGCGTTCCTGCGCCAAAGATTGAACCGGTGGACACGGTCGGTGCAGGCGACACCTTTGCGGGCGCCTATGCAGTCGCTCTGGCAGAAGGTAAGGACGCGCGCGAGGCGATCTACTTCGCCAATCATGCCGCGGCACTCTCGGCTCTGAAGCGAGGCGCTCAGTCATCAATCCCCACGCGTGCCGAGGTGATGGAGTTTATTCAAAAGCAAAGGAATTGA
- a CDS encoding class II aldolase/adducin family protein, whose translation MRKVITGQEMDDLIKAGKSWKDLPEDAILAPAAEDLAAELPGYPGRERQVPAEAQPTHSWTPTPPPARNPAPAAGPPWEAVTGQYDAFYRSDLNFRRSEEICDIGRRMWAREYVDGNGGNISIRVGKNLALCTPTLVSKGFMKPEHICLVDLDGEQKAGTLRRTSEILMHLEIMKAQENAVACVHCHPPYATAFAAAGVQPPNNILPEYEIFIGQAPIADYVTPGTLDMAKKVAALSGDHNTILMANHGVVAWSHISVEDAYFKMEILEAYCRTIMVTTQLGRMPNRFTPEQMKALLDIKQTLGVPDPRFGLQVDRLKADDEQWRPGVTCIPNPPADCNCPPSDELDPEAAELVRAVTAKIMERLQS comes from the coding sequence ATGCGCAAAGTCATCACTGGCCAGGAAATGGACGACCTGATCAAGGCGGGCAAGTCCTGGAAAGATTTGCCGGAGGATGCCATCCTCGCGCCCGCTGCGGAGGACTTGGCCGCAGAACTCCCGGGCTATCCCGGACGAGAGCGCCAAGTGCCTGCTGAGGCTCAGCCGACTCACTCCTGGACCCCGACCCCGCCTCCTGCTCGGAATCCGGCACCCGCGGCGGGTCCGCCCTGGGAAGCTGTGACGGGACAATACGATGCATTCTATCGATCCGACTTGAACTTCCGCCGCAGCGAGGAAATCTGCGACATCGGTCGGCGGATGTGGGCGCGCGAATATGTCGATGGCAACGGTGGCAACATCAGCATTCGTGTTGGGAAAAACCTGGCGCTCTGCACGCCGACGCTGGTCTCAAAAGGCTTCATGAAGCCCGAGCACATCTGCCTCGTCGACCTGGATGGCGAGCAGAAGGCCGGCACGCTGCGTCGCACGAGCGAGATCCTGATGCACCTGGAGATCATGAAGGCGCAGGAGAACGCCGTGGCTTGCGTGCATTGCCATCCGCCCTACGCGACGGCATTTGCAGCCGCGGGAGTGCAGCCGCCGAACAACATCCTGCCGGAATACGAGATCTTCATCGGCCAGGCGCCGATCGCAGATTATGTGACGCCCGGCACCTTGGATATGGCGAAGAAGGTTGCGGCGCTTTCCGGCGATCACAACACGATCCTGATGGCGAATCATGGCGTCGTCGCATGGAGCCACATCTCTGTCGAGGACGCCTACTTCAAGATGGAAATCCTCGAGGCCTACTGTCGTACGATCATGGTGACGACCCAACTGGGCCGCATGCCGAATCGTTTCACGCCGGAACAGATGAAGGCGCTATTGGACATCAAGCAGACGCTTGGAGTGCCCGATCCACGATTTGGGCTGCAGGTCGATCGTCTTAAGGCCGACGATGAGCAGTGGCGACCTGGAGTGACATGCATTCCCAATCCACCGGCTGACTGCAACTGCCCCCCGTCGGATGAGTTGGACCCCGAGGCGGCCGAGTTGGTGCGCGCCGTGACAGCGAAAATCATGGAACGGCTGCAGTCGTAG
- a CDS encoding glycosyltransferase — protein sequence METKPAQTPEQPATGKSRVRKLSILIPVYNEIRTLERLLTRVQEAPLPCDRELVIVDDCSKDGSREFLKSYRKQQDNVRVILHKKNGGKGAAIRTAIAHMTGDWAIIQDADLEYDPNDYQALLVPVEDGIADAVFGSRFLTGRYRRAMFFWHTMANKFLTLSSNVLNDLNLTDMETCYKLIRADILKHLVIRSKGFDLEPELTAKLARWGARIYEVPIAYRGRTYAEGKKIGPMDAVHAIRAMLRYRFFDHQYTRHAGFIILQSIRRARKFNGWLMSQVEDYLGDEVLEAGSGIGNLTDFLLDKERLVCLDYEDFYVERLRQSFSHLGNFEVRQADLTKQEDLVEAANGKPFDSVLCINVMEHIEQDLTVLRNFYEVLKPGGYAVILVPHDPDLYSPIDKELGHFLRYSKKHLADRLKEAGFEVVETKGFNRVGGLGWRISGKIMRRNSISTGQMRLFEMGMPIIRQLEKIPFHSHNSVIGVGRKPE from the coding sequence ATGGAAACGAAACCCGCCCAGACTCCCGAACAGCCCGCCACCGGCAAGAGCCGTGTGCGGAAGCTGAGTATTTTGATCCCCGTCTACAACGAGATTCGCACGTTGGAGCGCCTGCTCACCCGTGTGCAGGAAGCCCCCCTGCCATGCGATCGCGAACTGGTCATCGTCGATGACTGCTCGAAGGACGGCAGCCGCGAATTCCTAAAGTCCTATCGGAAGCAGCAGGACAATGTGCGTGTGATTCTTCACAAGAAGAACGGCGGCAAAGGCGCAGCCATCCGAACAGCGATTGCTCACATGACGGGCGATTGGGCGATTATCCAGGATGCGGATCTCGAGTACGATCCGAACGACTACCAGGCGCTGCTGGTTCCCGTCGAAGACGGCATCGCGGACGCTGTTTTCGGCTCGCGCTTCCTGACCGGGCGCTATCGTCGGGCGATGTTCTTCTGGCACACCATGGCAAACAAGTTCCTGACGCTGTCGAGCAATGTCCTGAACGATCTGAATCTGACGGACATGGAGACATGCTACAAGCTGATCCGCGCCGACATTCTCAAGCACCTCGTGATTCGCAGCAAAGGCTTCGATCTCGAACCGGAGTTGACGGCGAAGCTTGCTCGCTGGGGCGCGCGCATTTACGAAGTCCCGATCGCCTATCGCGGTCGCACATACGCCGAAGGCAAGAAGATCGGCCCCATGGACGCTGTGCATGCCATTCGCGCCATGCTCCGTTATCGATTCTTCGATCACCAATACACCCGCCACGCGGGATTCATCATTCTGCAGTCCATTCGCCGTGCCCGGAAATTCAATGGCTGGCTCATGTCGCAAGTTGAAGACTACCTGGGCGACGAAGTCCTGGAAGCCGGCAGCGGCATCGGCAACCTGACGGATTTCCTTCTCGATAAGGAACGCCTTGTCTGTCTCGATTATGAGGATTTCTACGTCGAGCGCCTGCGCCAGTCCTTCTCGCACCTCGGCAATTTCGAGGTTCGCCAAGCCGACCTGACGAAACAGGAAGACCTTGTCGAGGCTGCCAATGGAAAGCCCTTCGACTCGGTGCTGTGCATTAACGTGATGGAGCACATCGAGCAGGACCTGACCGTTCTCCGCAACTTCTATGAAGTGCTGAAACCCGGCGGTTATGCGGTGATCCTGGTTCCGCACGACCCGGATCTTTACTCGCCGATCGACAAGGAACTGGGCCATTTCCTGCGCTACTCGAAGAAGCATCTGGCCGACCGACTGAAAGAGGCCGGATTTGAGGTCGTGGAGACCAAGGGCTTCAATCGAGTCGGCGGACTGGGCTGGCGAATCTCCGGCAAGATCATGCGGCGCAACTCCATTTCAACCGGCCAGATGCGGCTGTTTGAAATGGGAATGCCCATCATCCGCCAGTTGGAGAAGATTCCGTTCCATTCGCACAACAGCGTAATCGGAGTCGGCCGGAAACCCGAGTAA
- the hisH gene encoding imidazole glycerol phosphate synthase subunit HisH: MASIAIIDYGMGNLRSVEKAFQHLGADVEIVESAEAIAAAPAVILPGVGAFGDAMKEMNARGIHDVARDRATEASKGGRPFLGICLGMQVLVDEGEEDPGIKGLGVIPGTCPRLVRPGLKIPHMGWNSLQFTQPSNPLFEGLDKDAYVYFVHSYHVTPTDETVIAATTDYGGSIAASLRKANLFACQFHPEKSQNVGLTILKNFSEMAASHSRS, from the coding sequence ATGGCCTCCATAGCGATTATCGATTATGGAATGGGGAATCTGCGGAGCGTCGAGAAGGCGTTTCAGCATCTTGGCGCCGACGTGGAAATCGTCGAGTCCGCAGAGGCGATTGCAGCCGCGCCGGCGGTGATTCTGCCCGGTGTCGGAGCCTTTGGCGATGCCATGAAGGAAATGAACGCGCGCGGGATTCACGATGTCGCGCGCGATCGTGCAACCGAGGCGTCAAAAGGCGGTCGGCCTTTTCTGGGGATCTGTCTTGGAATGCAGGTTCTCGTTGATGAGGGCGAGGAAGACCCTGGTATCAAAGGGCTTGGCGTCATTCCCGGGACTTGCCCTCGGCTCGTGCGACCGGGACTGAAGATTCCACACATGGGATGGAATAGCCTTCAGTTCACTCAGCCTTCGAACCCCCTCTTTGAAGGCCTGGACAAGGACGCATACGTGTACTTTGTCCACAGCTACCACGTCACACCAACGGACGAGACGGTGATTGCTGCGACGACGGATTATGGCGGATCGATCGCTGCGTCGCTTCGCAAGGCGAACCTGTTTGCCTGCCAATTCCATCCGGAGAAGAGCCAGAACGTCGGACTCACCATCCTCAAGAACTTCTCGGAAATGGCCGCCAGTCATTCGCGTTCGTAA
- a CDS encoding beta-lactamase family protein, producing MSLNERLDQLAHEADIPGAAFAAVGREGLLWHHEFGLAGETADCKPTIDTQFALASFSKVFAGVVILQLVEKGLLSLDSSASELLGRSLEDPELTSDPITIRHLLTHTSGLAVDEEGYLVQRLPAGIHYEYTNEGFSLLAEIIERVEGNPYQQIVRDRVFLPAGMERSLVLAPEVAPPKECAVAIGFDRSGRPLESPVERLPLGAGRAYSTSSDLSAFLQCFLNGGGAILSAASSESMTVPQSGGLDTPRLLVWEPLLDQKRRLVGYHHAGSSDGIGVDVLVYPKKQLGIIVLTNTMFHPSFQHAARNAIYEAFAGDSHPVPPAPRWLSPDEAEGHYQRDDRKIRVFQHDDVLLVQLPGRAPQRLAAVSAVEFTPMPIHPGSQLETALARASGSIMEFIRFDGEVTGLVWEDEYYERE from the coding sequence GTGAGCCTGAACGAACGACTGGATCAGTTGGCGCATGAAGCAGACATCCCTGGCGCAGCCTTCGCCGCAGTTGGACGCGAAGGACTCCTTTGGCACCATGAGTTCGGACTGGCAGGGGAGACCGCTGACTGCAAGCCGACCATCGACACACAATTCGCACTCGCCTCCTTCAGCAAAGTCTTCGCGGGAGTCGTGATTCTTCAACTGGTCGAGAAAGGACTGCTTTCACTCGATTCATCGGCTTCCGAGCTTCTCGGTCGCTCGCTGGAAGATCCGGAACTCACGTCTGATCCTATTACCATTCGCCATCTTCTCACCCACACATCGGGGTTGGCTGTGGACGAGGAAGGTTACCTGGTCCAACGCCTGCCGGCCGGCATTCACTACGAGTATACCAACGAGGGGTTCTCTCTCCTGGCAGAGATCATTGAACGTGTGGAGGGAAATCCCTACCAGCAAATCGTCCGCGATCGAGTCTTCTTGCCGGCCGGCATGGAACGCAGCCTCGTGCTTGCGCCGGAAGTCGCCCCGCCGAAGGAGTGCGCCGTCGCGATCGGATTCGATCGTTCAGGGCGACCTCTGGAGTCTCCGGTCGAGCGTCTGCCGCTCGGGGCAGGCCGCGCATATTCGACATCATCAGATCTTTCGGCGTTTCTGCAGTGCTTCCTGAATGGCGGCGGTGCGATTCTCTCTGCCGCAAGCAGTGAGTCGATGACCGTCCCGCAATCGGGCGGACTGGACACGCCCCGTCTTCTTGTCTGGGAGCCTCTGCTCGACCAAAAGAGACGACTGGTTGGGTATCATCACGCGGGATCTTCGGATGGAATCGGCGTCGATGTTCTCGTCTACCCGAAGAAGCAACTTGGGATCATTGTTCTCACGAATACGATGTTTCATCCGTCATTCCAGCACGCCGCGCGCAACGCGATCTACGAAGCCTTTGCGGGCGATTCGCATCCGGTGCCACCCGCGCCGCGCTGGCTCTCACCCGACGAAGCAGAAGGACACTATCAGCGTGACGACCGCAAGATCCGCGTGTTCCAACATGATGATGTTTTGCTCGTACAATTGCCGGGGCGCGCACCGCAGAGACTGGCAGCCGTGAGCGCCGTCGAGTTTACTCCAATGCCGATTCACCCCGGATCGCAGCTCGAAACTGCGCTGGCACGAGCCTCCGGCTCCATCATGGAGTTCATCCGGTTCGACGGAGAGGTGACGGGACTGGTTTGGGAAGACGAGTATTACGAACGCGAATGA